From Mytilus galloprovincialis chromosome 9, xbMytGall1.hap1.1, whole genome shotgun sequence, the proteins below share one genomic window:
- the LOC143044994 gene encoding uncharacterized protein LOC143044994 encodes MEKIQIYHVLWFILEYSVLFHSGKTESYNLTLCDYYTPELVTCPDDEKISSKKITYGEFPCQDFNNSHTCLSNIDNYFNDNCIGQHNCTLPIELSYNHTCKHLPKRLKVYFECSRGFWWRNKHPDPVDTCANSLSEVKCPSKYHIHIQNARSYSNRHICVVMDNNCIINTLKKICNEKKRCLPDITNTSCLFHRRFATIQYTCKGKRYHSVTPTLPSTSSDRERDTTTTADTNDTFKYPELPVYDFDKDHRVIVYQPSLTGMYHLCSHGWDDNDAAVFCKYLNRTWIGSSTVVDKLNDIPIAPYSLHCDGLEVSLFECNYTEDTTSCNTTKVAGAVCCQGKDRLGQCVTNPSPRNESQESFTLASIHVTIMSPLIVTIVVALLIILIVCYRRSRSKKLKPCQSQHNSTTTEMTYSSNYNVINYSEMSHISMIKINEKRNEIPTIQHHLQNIKTSIKQNKNICTKNESLSTNQNSLEHIYESDSIRNNICELLTKQQELDTHTYESTEFVQPPDIKTSMEQDQNICHTYETLSTNRNSDKHIYESDSIHTNQYESLTKPPESDKHTYESTELTQPHDIEQDQHICIKYESLSTNINSDKHIYESTHTNQYESLKKQQESDKHTYESTEHAQTHDIKISTDQEDNFCNKYESLSTNRNSVEHTYESTEQTLLVSQ; translated from the exons ATGgagaaaatacaaatttatcaTGTACTTTGGTTCATTTTGGAATATTCAGTTTTGTTTCATTCCGGAAAAACAG AAAGTTATAATCTAACATTATGTGACTATTACACACCAGAATTGGTTACATGCCCAGATGATGAAAAAATCAGTTCAAAAAAGATTACATATGGTGAATTTCCGTGTCAGGATTTCAACAACAGTCATACCTGTCTCTCAAATATAGATAATTACTTCAATGACAATTGTATTGGTCAACATAATTGTACTCTCCCAATCGAATTGTCGTACAATCATACATGCAAACATCTACCAAAACGATTAAAAGTTTACTTTGAGTGTTCAA GGGGATTTTGGTGGCGTAATAAACACCCAGATCCCGTTGATACCTGTGCAAATTCATTATCAGAGGTCAAATGTCCTTCCAAATACCACATTCATATACAAAATGCCAGGTCATATAGTAATAGACATATTTGTGTTGTTATGGACAATAACTGTATTATAAATACactgaaaaaaatatgcaatgaGAAGAAGAGGTGCTTACCGGATATTACAAACACATCATGCCTTTTTCATAGACGATTCGCCACTATCCAGTATACTTGTAAAG GAAAAAGATATCATTCAGTCACACCAACCCTACCAAGCACATCATCAG ATCGTGAACGTGACACGACTACTACTGCAGATACAAATGATACTTTTAAAT ATCCAGAATTGCCGGTATATGATTTTGATAAGGACCATCGAGTAATAGTCTATCAACCATCACTAACAGGAATgtatcacctttgtagtcatGGATGGGATGATAATGATGCTGCAGTGTTCTGTAAATATCTTAACAGAACCTGGATAGGAAGCTCTACAGTTGTCGACAAACTAAATGATATACCGATAGCTCCTTATTCACTGCATTGTGATGGACTTGAAGTCAGTTTGTTCGAATGTAATTATACAGAGGATACAACCAGCTGTAATACAACCAAAGTAGCTGGTGCTGTGTGTTGTCAAG GTAAAGACAGACTAGGACAATGTGTCACGAATCCTTCTCCTCGAAACGAATCCCAAGAATCATTTACATTAG ctaGTATTCATGTGACTATCATGTCTCCACTGATTGTAACAATAGTTGTTGCTTTACTGATCATCTTAATTGTTTGCTACAGAAGATCGAGATCCAAAAAATTAAAACCCTGTCAATCTCAGCATAATTCAACTACAACAGAGATGACCTATTCGTCAAATTATAACGTAATAAACTATAGTGAAATGTCACATATTAGCATGATTAAGATAAATgagaaaagaaatgaaattccTACTATACAACATCAtctacaaaacataaaaacttcaaTTAAACAGAACAAAAACATTTGCACCAAAAATGAATCATTATCAACAAATCAAAACTCGCTTGAACATATCTATGAATCAGACTCAATCCGAAACAATATATGTGAATTATTAACAAAACAACAGGAATTAGATACACATACTTATGAATCAACAGAATTTGTACAACCACCTGACATTAAAACTTCAATGGAACAAGATCAAAATATTTGCCACACATACGAAACATTGTCAACCAACAGAAACTCAGACAAACATATCTATGAATCAGACTCAATCCATACAAATCAATATGAATCATTAACAAAGCCACCGGAATCGGATAAACATACTTATGAGTCTACAGAACTTACACAACCACACGACATTGAACAGGACCAACATATTTGCATCAAATACGAATCGCTATCAACCAATATAAACTCAGACAAGCATATCTATGAATCAACCCATACCAATCAGTATGAATCATTGAAAAAGCAACAAGAATCTGATAAACATACATATGAGTCTACAGAACATGCACAAACACATGACATTAAAATTTCAACTGATCAGGAAGATAATTTTTGCAACAAATACGAATCATTATCAACCAATCGAAACTCAGTTGAACATACTTATGAATCTACAGAACAAACATTACTGGTATCCCAATAG